TAAGCTAACaagtatgtgagtgtgtatgtgcgtgtgtgtgatgtaCTGTAAATATGTGTCTCCGCCATGGGGGGGTTATTGCGCTTTTGTGGGTGTGGGAAGAGGGGGAGCAGGCGAGCTAGTAGGGATGACTCCAGTGGCGAGCAGTACAATGATGAGGATTATGATGAGGACGATGACCACTATCACCACCCACAGCTTCATGTTCTTCCACCAGTAGGAACGAGCCACCTTCTGAGACGTGTGCTTGAAGTTCTGAGCCTAAGGGAGAGATGGGATGCTATTAGAAATATGCTAACAAAAATCATACCATTTGCATTGTTTTGCAGTAACCACTGCTttgcaaactgtgtgtgtgtgtgtgtgtataatgcattttgttttactgtaAAGTGTATTGCGAATTTTAAATGCAAGTTTGATTTCAATTGatttgtacatttcaatgaaacatggtgaagccccaaaattgcccttgctagaagcatgtgtttcagacataaggaagtggatggctgcaaactttctacttttaaactcagacaaaacagagatgcttgttctaggtcccaagaaacaaagagatcttctgttgaatctgacaattaatcataatggttgtacagtcgtctcaaataaaactgtgaaggacctcggcgttactctggaccctgatctctcttttgaagaacatatcaagaccatttcaaggacagcttttttccatctacgtaacattgcaaaaatcagaaactttctgtccaaaaaatgatgcagaaaaattaatccatgcttttgtcacttctaggttagactactgcaatgctctactttccggctacccggataaagcactaaataaacctcagttagtgctaaatacagctgctagaatcctgactagaaccaaaaaattgtatcatattactccagtgctagcctccctacactggattcctgttaaggcaagagctgatttcaaggttttactg
The genomic region above belongs to Oncorhynchus mykiss isolate Arlee chromosome 6, USDA_OmykA_1.1, whole genome shotgun sequence and contains:
- the vamp8 gene encoding vesicle-associated membrane protein 8 isoform X1 produces the protein MSNDMEKGEVVEQDKVKTLQSQVDGVKDIMTQNVDRILARGERLDDLMGKSEDLQAGAQNFKHTSQKVARSYWWKNMKLWVVIVVIVLIIILIIVLLATGVIPTSSPAPPLPTPTKAQ
- the vamp8 gene encoding vesicle-associated membrane protein 8 isoform X2; translated protein: MSNDMKGEVVEQDKVKTLQSQVDGVKDIMTQNVDRILARGERLDDLMGKSEDLQAGAQNFKHTSQKVARSYWWKNMKLWVVIVVIVLIIILIIVLLATGVIPTSSPAPPLPTPTKAQ